A section of the Bacteroidia bacterium genome encodes:
- the hutH gene encoding histidine ammonia-lyase, protein MAEKKTLYLDSSPLTYPQLVDFWKYPTVVKLSEFSQNRILHSHQTMLSLISSGSAPIYGINTGFGSLCNTSIPADQLGQLQLNLLRSHAAGVGKDVPAEIVRLMMLLKIHALAQGYSGVSLPLVERLLLFLNENILPVVYQQGSLGASGDLAPLAHLCLPLIGEGEAYFLGEKKQSADVLQHLQIEPLVLGPKEGLALLNGTQFMSAYSVYALIQSRNISFMADFVAALSLDVFDARKEPFDSRIAMVRKHPGQKIVSERITTMRKDSEWADQAKKAVQDPYSFRCIPQVHGASYDAIEYAAQVFLTEINSVTDNPLIFDDPEPIAISGGNFHGQPLALTLDFLCIALAELGSIAERRIFWLLAGSRNLPPFLTENPGINSGLMIAQYSAAALASANKQLCTPASADNIPSCNGQEDHVSMGANAATKLYSVIENTWNLLGIEWLANTTAAWIKSKQEQKQLPVNPNLAKVVRQFHEICPYYAEDTYLNPRIIKATSFLKNIDTDTF, encoded by the coding sequence ATGGCAGAAAAAAAAACACTTTATTTAGATAGTTCACCGCTAACATACCCGCAGTTAGTTGATTTTTGGAAGTATCCAACGGTTGTGAAACTATCAGAATTTAGCCAAAACCGAATTTTGCATAGCCACCAAACTATGTTGTCGCTCATCTCTTCGGGTAGTGCTCCAATTTATGGCATAAACACAGGTTTTGGGTCGCTGTGCAATACTTCTATTCCGGCAGATCAATTAGGCCAACTTCAACTTAATCTATTGCGCAGCCATGCAGCCGGAGTAGGTAAGGATGTCCCGGCAGAAATTGTACGACTAATGATGTTGCTCAAAATACACGCATTAGCCCAAGGTTATTCCGGTGTATCATTGCCGTTAGTAGAGAGATTACTGCTCTTTTTGAATGAAAATATCTTACCGGTTGTTTATCAGCAAGGTTCATTGGGGGCAAGTGGAGATTTAGCCCCATTAGCACATTTATGTTTGCCATTGATAGGAGAGGGGGAGGCTTATTTTTTAGGGGAGAAAAAACAGTCAGCAGATGTACTTCAGCATTTACAAATAGAGCCTTTAGTCTTAGGGCCAAAGGAAGGGTTAGCTTTGCTAAATGGAACTCAGTTTATGAGTGCTTACTCTGTATATGCGTTAATTCAATCCCGCAATATCTCGTTTATGGCAGATTTTGTGGCAGCGTTGAGTTTGGATGTCTTTGACGCACGAAAAGAACCATTTGACAGCCGAATTGCAATGGTTCGGAAGCATCCGGGGCAAAAAATAGTTTCTGAAAGAATTACAACTATGCGAAAAGATTCTGAATGGGCAGACCAAGCCAAAAAAGCAGTGCAAGACCCATATTCTTTTCGGTGTATCCCGCAGGTACATGGGGCAAGCTATGATGCCATAGAATACGCTGCGCAAGTCTTTTTAACAGAAATTAATTCCGTAACCGATAACCCACTTATCTTCGATGATCCAGAACCCATAGCAATTTCAGGTGGGAATTTTCATGGGCAACCATTGGCATTAACCTTAGACTTTCTTTGCATAGCCTTAGCCGAATTAGGTTCAATAGCAGAACGTAGAATATTTTGGCTTTTAGCCGGTTCTCGAAATTTACCTCCTTTTTTGACAGAAAATCCGGGCATAAACTCCGGCCTAATGATAGCCCAATATTCCGCAGCAGCTTTGGCCAGTGCCAACAAACAGCTATGCACACCCGCCAGTGCCGATAACATTCCCTCATGCAACGGCCAAGAAGACCACGTGAGCATGGGCGCAAATGCTGCAACAAAACTATATTCCGTTATCGAAAATACCTGGAATCTACTGGGTATTGAATGGCTTGCCAATACAACAGCCGCATGGATTAAATCCAAACAAGAACAAAAACAATTACCAGTTAACCCAAATTTAGCCAAAGTAGTACGGCAATTCCATGAAATTTGTCCCTATTACGCGGAAGATACCTACCTTAATCCACGAATAATAAAAGCTACCAGCTTCTTAAAAAATATAGATACTGACACTTTTTAG
- a CDS encoding fibronectin type III domain-containing protein, giving the protein MKRVYSLVVLLILFLGFTQQNLLAQNKYKCEIDQSVQGGFLNLDFYIQRTSGSDFYLGSSNFSIYVTAANLNIDAMQQDYTANGPWDSNTDPNSYYPLSSGHGLDYVNLNVNEQTTMQGPGQLVTATRTRIGRIKVPITNPAGFNTVIWRIKPMALYSFSLQNIKSLGTFVNPAPNFPLCETPAIPILSALNGSQLCNGARTLLKSNFSGKNVWYLDGNLISNYDADSMWVSSAGNYTVAAQSYSCVSNQSPVIQIQTGTCSCPIATNLSALPDYTKAALSWTLNTDFPYYHADSCQVQIRKLGSSNWMTRKNATLSSLTVYLLDQNTTYEWRVRTFCGQGSSTFSSIGVFTTGAPCGTISNLVASNITTNSVALNWQISGAVPDSYQVGFRRAGENGWILRTATTNSITLNGLFNNQAYEWRVRSICASSNSIWTQPSNFNTLPGCLKPTNLTASNITITGATVSWDNLANADSFNVQYRVAGNNGNFIQRNTKTTSFGLVNLLSNTTYEWRVRGFCSGTTLGFSDNATFSTTIMKTIASDPDAVFRTYPNPNAGIFTVEFNLIQDASVKIKVSNQLGQTVYEASDYVAKGNYKHEINIASFEAGTYIVEVFDGSQTWVSKVVKSTY; this is encoded by the coding sequence ATGAAACGCGTTTATTCTCTGGTTGTTTTGCTGATTTTGTTTTTGGGTTTTACACAACAAAATCTACTGGCTCAAAATAAATATAAGTGCGAAATAGATCAGTCGGTTCAGGGAGGCTTCCTGAATTTAGATTTTTATATTCAGCGAACTAGCGGGTCAGATTTTTATTTAGGGTCTTCTAATTTCAGTATTTATGTTACTGCCGCCAATCTAAACATTGATGCGATGCAACAAGATTATACAGCGAATGGCCCTTGGGATAGTAACACCGACCCTAATTCCTATTATCCGCTATCTTCCGGCCATGGGTTAGATTATGTAAACTTAAACGTAAATGAGCAAACAACGATGCAGGGCCCTGGTCAGTTGGTAACCGCCACACGTACCAGAATAGGCCGCATTAAAGTCCCAATAACCAATCCAGCAGGGTTTAATACAGTAATTTGGAGAATAAAACCGATGGCTTTATATTCATTTTCCTTACAAAATATCAAGTCGTTAGGGACTTTCGTAAATCCGGCACCCAACTTCCCGTTATGTGAAACCCCTGCAATACCAATCTTATCAGCCTTAAATGGCAGCCAACTTTGCAACGGAGCCAGAACCTTACTTAAATCAAATTTTTCGGGTAAAAATGTATGGTATCTGGATGGAAACTTAATCTCAAACTACGATGCTGATTCTATGTGGGTAAGTTCAGCCGGTAACTATACCGTTGCTGCTCAAAGTTATTCTTGCGTATCTAACCAATCTCCGGTTATTCAAATACAAACCGGAACTTGTTCCTGCCCGATTGCTACAAACCTAAGTGCGCTGCCCGATTATACCAAAGCAGCTTTGAGTTGGACTCTAAACACAGATTTTCCGTATTATCATGCGGATAGCTGCCAGGTTCAAATCAGAAAGTTAGGATCATCTAACTGGATGACCCGAAAAAATGCAACGTTGAGTTCTTTAACGGTTTATCTCTTAGACCAGAATACAACCTATGAGTGGCGGGTACGTACCTTCTGCGGACAAGGTAGTTCTACTTTTTCATCAATAGGAGTATTTACCACAGGAGCACCTTGCGGAACAATTTCTAACTTAGTGGCCTCCAATATCACGACCAATTCAGTGGCACTAAATTGGCAGATTTCCGGTGCCGTGCCGGATTCATATCAAGTAGGTTTTCGCCGTGCCGGCGAAAATGGCTGGATTCTTAGAACAGCTACTACAAATTCAATAACTTTAAACGGATTATTTAATAACCAAGCCTATGAGTGGCGAGTGCGTTCAATCTGTGCTTCTTCCAATAGTATTTGGACACAACCCTCAAACTTCAATACTTTACCCGGCTGTCTCAAACCTACAAATCTTACTGCTTCTAATATTACCATAACGGGCGCAACTGTTTCTTGGGATAACTTAGCCAATGCAGATAGCTTTAATGTACAGTATCGAGTAGCCGGTAACAACGGTAATTTTATCCAAAGAAATACTAAAACAACTTCTTTTGGCTTAGTCAATCTCTTATCGAATACTACTTACGAATGGCGTGTACGCGGTTTTTGCTCCGGCACTACTCTCGGATTTTCTGATAACGCTACTTTCAGCACCACAATTATGAAAACAATTGCTTCTGACCCAGATGCAGTTTTCAGAACCTATCCTAACCCAAATGCTGGTATCTTTACAGTTGAATTTAATCTAATTCAAGATGCTTCTGTAAAAATCAAAGTATCAAACCAACTTGGCCAAACAGTATATGAAGCCAGCGACTATGTAGCCAAAGGAAACTACAAGCACGAAATCAATATAGCAAGTTTTGAAGCCGGTACCTATATCGTTGAGGTTTTTGATGGATCTCAAACATGGGTATCCAAAGTAGTGAAAAGTACCTATTAA
- a CDS encoding AMP-binding protein has translation MIVNNIFQNIQQLKEKKSFFFEGATYTYEELGIYVTSIYGSLQKYAQSGDRIGIITGDNIFTYASLLACWALRCAYVPLNLKNPSNRLQDQIEQAELSCILGFKNLPFECNIPFLNTSQIPLKPDRFMPLQVQDDDLAYLLFTSGSTGRPKGVPIYHRNLDSFLQTILFSGIYDFHPDDRFLQMFELTFDLSVFSWCVPLCVGASIYVVPESGVSYLKISSLLEDHDLTVALMVPSVLSYLRRYFDEITLPSLRWGLFCGEALPADLVTEWATCVPNACLENVYGPTEATIFCTRYRISLPIPAQYQHNGIVSIGQPFPNMQCIIVDEKGITELPGKSGELCLVGNQVTDMYWRNPQKSITAFVDIPAFGQGYKTGDICIETDDNHYNYIGRADFQLKIDGYRVEAGEIEHHARNFLQKTTIALGISENNQTILVLAVETVPNDIDIPQLLEHLKFKIPDYMIPKKIIPIKQFPINLNGKIDRKAIHEIVSTQILNN, from the coding sequence ATGATTGTAAACAATATCTTTCAAAATATTCAACAGCTAAAAGAGAAAAAATCATTCTTTTTTGAGGGTGCTACCTATACTTATGAGGAGTTAGGGATCTATGTAACAAGTATTTACGGAAGTTTACAAAAGTATGCCCAATCGGGAGACCGTATTGGAATAATTACCGGAGATAATATTTTTACTTATGCTTCGTTATTGGCTTGCTGGGCACTACGCTGCGCTTATGTTCCATTAAATCTAAAAAACCCTTCCAACCGATTACAAGACCAAATAGAACAAGCCGAACTCTCTTGTATTCTGGGGTTCAAAAATTTACCATTTGAGTGTAATATTCCCTTTTTGAATACTTCGCAGATTCCGCTTAAACCGGATAGATTTATGCCGCTTCAAGTTCAGGATGATGATTTAGCGTATCTATTATTTACATCCGGTAGCACAGGCCGCCCAAAAGGAGTTCCTATTTATCATCGAAACTTAGATAGCTTTCTGCAAACAATATTATTTTCAGGAATTTACGACTTTCATCCAGATGACCGCTTTTTACAGATGTTTGAACTAACGTTTGATTTATCTGTCTTTAGCTGGTGCGTGCCGTTGTGTGTGGGTGCAAGCATCTATGTAGTGCCGGAAAGCGGCGTTTCGTATCTAAAAATCAGTTCATTATTAGAAGATCATGACTTAACAGTTGCTTTAATGGTTCCTTCTGTATTGAGTTATTTGCGGCGTTATTTTGATGAAATAACCCTGCCCTCGCTACGTTGGGGACTATTTTGTGGAGAAGCTTTACCGGCAGATTTAGTAACAGAGTGGGCTACTTGTGTGCCAAATGCTTGCTTAGAAAATGTTTATGGCCCCACAGAAGCAACTATATTTTGCACTCGCTACCGAATTTCATTACCGATACCCGCTCAATATCAGCATAATGGAATAGTTTCTATTGGCCAGCCTTTTCCAAATATGCAATGTATCATTGTTGATGAAAAGGGAATTACTGAACTCCCGGGTAAAAGTGGTGAACTATGTTTGGTGGGCAACCAAGTAACAGATATGTATTGGCGAAATCCGCAAAAATCAATAACTGCATTTGTGGATATTCCCGCTTTCGGGCAAGGATATAAAACCGGAGATATTTGTATTGAAACCGATGATAATCACTATAATTACATAGGACGCGCAGACTTCCAGTTGAAAATTGACGGCTACCGAGTAGAAGCCGGAGAAATAGAACATCACGCCCGAAACTTTCTGCAAAAAACAACCATCGCCTTGGGTATTAGTGAAAATAATCAAACAATTCTTGTGTTAGCAGTAGAAACAGTTCCCAACGATATAGACATTCCCCAGCTCCTTGAGCATCTGAAATTCAAAATCCCGGATTATATGATTCCCAAAAAAATAATTCCAATAAAGCAATTCCCAATCAATCTGAATGGGAAAATTGACCGAAAAGCTATCCATGAAATTGTTTCAACCCAAATTTTGAACAACTAA
- a CDS encoding YggS family pyridoxal phosphate-dependent enzyme, whose protein sequence is MNFRDNWLRILSQIQQVANRVGRSPQEITIVAISKTRPIEEIQEAYAAGQYIFGENKPQELSAKQTLLPQATWHLVGHLQTNKVKYIAPFVQLIHSLDSVKLAIEINRQAQKNNRIIPCLLQINISQETTKGGFAAEELSVFWEQQANFPNIRIDGLMGMAEETDDKKLIHKQFQSLYQLREKILSEHKSSLGNLPLLSMGMSNDFEIAIEEGATHIRLGSALFGSRS, encoded by the coding sequence ATGAATTTTCGAGATAATTGGCTGAGGATATTATCTCAAATCCAACAAGTTGCTAATCGGGTTGGACGTTCTCCCCAAGAAATTACTATAGTTGCGATATCCAAAACGCGCCCCATTGAGGAAATTCAGGAAGCATACGCTGCCGGCCAATATATTTTTGGAGAAAATAAACCCCAAGAACTAAGTGCAAAACAAACCCTGCTCCCCCAAGCTACTTGGCACTTAGTAGGGCATCTGCAAACCAATAAAGTGAAATATATCGCCCCTTTTGTTCAACTCATTCATTCTTTGGATTCTGTTAAATTAGCAATAGAGATAAACCGCCAAGCCCAGAAAAATAACCGAATCATCCCCTGCCTTTTACAAATTAATATTTCACAAGAAACTACCAAAGGCGGTTTTGCCGCCGAAGAACTCTCTGTCTTTTGGGAACAACAAGCAAATTTCCCAAATATCAGAATTGACGGCCTAATGGGAATGGCAGAAGAAACTGATGATAAAAAATTGATTCATAAACAATTCCAAAGCCTGTATCAACTTCGGGAGAAAATTTTATCGGAACATAAAAGTAGTTTGGGAAATTTACCCCTACTCAGTATGGGAATGTCTAATGATTTTGAAATAGCCATTGAAGAAGGAGCTACCCACATTCGGCTGGGAAGTGCTTTGTTCGGTTCACGCAGTTGA